The following DNA comes from Deltaproteobacteria bacterium.
TTGCAAAGGGCCCTTGTTAAAGCCAATTATGCAATTCAAGCAAAGAACGATTTTCTTGCAAATATAAGTCATGAAATTCGCACGCCACTCAATGCTATTGCAGGTTTTTCTGAATTAATTTGTGATCCGGGACTTCTTTCAGATTTAGAGTTGAGTGATATAAAAGAAAGAATCAAGATCAACGTAAAGAATCTAACAAGAATTATTGACGGACTTATTGATATTTCTCGAGCAGAACAGAATGTTCCAAGAGCTCAGCGAACAAATGTCCCTCTTAGAAGGCTCGTAGGTGAAATCGAAGCCTTTGGATCTCATCGCGCACGAATGAAAAACCTTAATTTTTCGGTAGAATGTTTTTTGGATCCTGGGCAATTGATTTACATTGATTTCAGTAAAACCTTTCTGATCCTAAGAAATCTTGTAGAGAACGCCGTTAAGTTTACTTCAAAAGGTTTTGTTCAGGTTAAATTTGATGAAAGAAAGAATGATCATGGGGAAAAAGATTTAATTATTTTTGTTGAAGATACTGGAATTGGAATTTCAGCAGATCAAAAAAAAGTTCTTTTTACGCCCTTTCAGCAAGGCGATGCTTCATCAACGAGAGAAAATGAAGGTCTTGGTCTTGGTCTTGTTTTGGCTAAAAAATACGCCCAACAACTCAACGGGAATCTACAGTTAATTTGGTCAGAACCAAATCAAGGAAGTCGATTTGAGTTTATTCTTGTTGATGTCACCTCAGGTCCTTAGCAATATCACCCAGGATTCACGAGCTTTAAAATCGTAGAGGATAAGGCTAACCTTTCAATAGGCTTTGCTATATGTGCCGAAAAACCTGCTTTGAGTATGCGAGTGACATCTTCAGGAGCTGCAAAGGCTGTTAAGGCGACAATCGGAAGGCTTTTTGTACATTCAGAATCTAACTTGTTAATCTTGCGAAGAAAGCTGTAGCCATCCTCTCCAGGCATAGAAATATCGGTCAGTAAAATATCTGGATGGAATTTCGATAATACTTGAAGGCCACTGACTGCTGAATCGGCGACCTGAACCTCAGCGCCAAGAGACTTTAAGATGGAGGCAATCAGTATTCGATTGTCTTCATTGTCATCGACAGCTAATATTTTCAATCCATCCAGACGTCTTGGCTTTTTTTGAAGATCGGCCCCTTCCATGAAAAGGCCAGTTTGAGTTTCAGACTCAGGGATCAATGGGAGGGTCAAAGTAAAGGTAGCTCCCGTTCCTGGACCTTGACTCTCGGCTATAATCGTCCCACTTTGTGTTTCAAGGAGAGTTTTGACAATAGCC
Coding sequences within:
- a CDS encoding PAS domain-containing sensor histidine kinase, which produces MSPVDPINLTREELFSIIENLPYATGVFATDLHYIYYNRAGEVMSGIPLLHAMGKKPNDLLPSNVCDTFVPLVEEAIQTKTPVEKEIQICFGKEIITLRLNYVPILNGHGEVNCVLGITQDVSDQQFVKNQLNLAESISESGSWLLKVLENKIWLSDQAARILGIDSHSAYTIDSFINSFTLESRDFLKKCIERSCKTGDSFDQEFKLVLKSNFEKCLRLIGQPNRFGDSVQSISGFLQDITVHKNQELSLQRALVKANYAIQAKNDFLANISHEIRTPLNAIAGFSELICDPGLLSDLELSDIKERIKINVKNLTRIIDGLIDISRAEQNVPRAQRTNVPLRRLVGEIEAFGSHRARMKNLNFSVECFLDPGQLIYIDFSKTFLILRNLVENAVKFTSKGFVQVKFDERKNDHGEKDLIIFVEDTGIGISADQKKVLFTPFQQGDASSTRENEGLGLGLVLAKKYAQQLNGNLQLIWSEPNQGSRFEFILVDVTSGP